The stretch of DNA AATCGCGCTGTCGGTAAAGGACCTGGCGGTAGCCCGTCGTGATTTCACGATCGCGGCCGAGCAGAAGACGGCAGACCGGGCCGAACAGCTGCTGACCCAGATTGAGAAGCAGACCGCGGATTTGCTGGCACTGACCGACGGGGAAGGACAGGCTGCGGTTGAGGAGATTATCCGCGTGCAGGACGAGTATTCCGCGCTGTTCCGCGATTGGGTGAAAGCGCGTCTGCAGGCCAAGGAATATGTCGACCGCATGGAGCGGGCGGAAGAGCAAGCCCGCGATGTCATTCGCTACGGCGGCGGCCGGTTCTACTCGATGCTGCAGGATGTGCGCGTTCCGTACAAGGATTACCTGCTCAAGCACGATGATAATTACGCCAGTACGACGCTGGAGCGCCTCGAGAACCTGATTCGGGAAGCGAACGGCGCTAGCGCCAATTTGTCGCAGGCACTGAACACGTTCCGGCAGGAATTTCAAAGTTACCGTAGCCTGCAAAACCAGATCGGGGATATGAACGCCAAGCTGGTACCGCTGGCAGCGAAGTTCGTCGAGTCGACGCTTTCTTCCGCAAAGATCTTTTCCCAGGAGATGGAATCGGCACAGACGACGGCCACCAGCCTGGCGATCATCTTCGTAATTGCCGCGCTGGCACTCGGCATCGTGGTGTCGATCCTGATTGCCCGCAACATCGCTCAGCCGTTAGCCGAGATGACGCGGGTCGCGAGCGCGGTGTCAATTGGTGACGTCCAGCACAATATTCATATCAGCCAGAAGGACGAACTCGGTCAATTGGCCGACGCGTTTCGTGGGCTGGTCGACTATATGAAGACGCTGGCCGCCGCCGCTACCGAGATCGCCGCGAACAATCTGACCGTGCGGGTCGAGCCCAAATCGGACAAGGATACGCTCGGCTCTGCCTTCAAGACGATGACCAATAACTTGTCGCTGATGATTCGCGAGTTGACCGACAACGCCACGCAGCTGGTGTCGGCTTCAACCGAAATCGCGTCGTCGTCGGAGCAGATGTCGCGCGGTTCGCAGGAACAGACCAATCAGACCGCACAGGTCTCGTCCGCGGTTGAAGAAATGACGGCGACCATTGTTGAATCTTCGAAGAACGCCGGCGAAGCCTCGAATATGGCGAAAGAAGCGGCAGGTGCGGCCACGCAAGGCACGCGCGTCGTGGCCCAGACCATCGACGGCATGACCCGGATCGCGCAGGTCGTGCAGGATTCAGCGAAAACGATCCAGGATTTGGCCAAGTCCTCCGACCAGATCGGCGAAATCATCGGCGTGATTGACGACATCGCCGATCAGACCAACCTGCTGGCGCTCAATGCCGCTATCGAGGCGGCTCGCGCCGGCGAACAAGGGCGCGGCTTCGCCGTCGTCGCCGATGAGGTACGCAAACTGGCCGAGCGTACGACCAAGGCGACTAAAGAGATTACCGACATGATCAAGGGTATTCAAGGAGACACCAAGGGCGCCGTCACGTCGATGGAACAGGGCATTCAGGAAGTCCAGGCGGGCCGTCAACTGGCGGACAAGGCCGGCGAAAGCCTGAACGCCATCCTCAACTTCGCTCAGCGGGTCCAGGATATGGTGTCGCAGATCGCCTCGGCTTCCGAGCAGCAATCGGCGGCTTCCGAGCAAATCGCCCGCAATGTCGAATCGATTGCCAAGGTAACCCGCGAAAACGCGGCCGGCATCGAGCAGTCGGCCTCGGCCGCCGAACAACTGAATCGCCAGGCCGAGGGTCTGCGCACGATGGTCGCCAAGTTTCAGGTTCAGGGCAAGTAACCGCCGAATCGGGAAGGTATGAAGATGGAAAACAAAGACGTCAATCCGCAGGGACGAAAGGTTTCCGAAGACATCCTGCAGCTGGTGAGCTTCAATATCGGCACCGAGGAATTCGGCGTCGATATCCTGAAGGTCCAGGAAATCAACCGGATGGTGGAAATCACGCGCGTCCCACGTTCCCCCGATTTTGTCGAGGGGATCATCAATCTGCGCGGCAAGGTGATTCCGATAATCGATCTGCGCAAGCGTTTCAATCTGCAGATCACCGATCACGACAAGAACACGCGCATCGTCGTGGTCGATATCGAGGGCCAGACGATGGGGATGATTGTGGATTCGGTATCCGAAGTATTGCGCATCCCGGCCAGTACGATCGAGCCGACTCCGGACGTCGTCACTTCGGTTGACTCCGATTATATCCGCGGCGTCGCCAAGCTCGACAACCGGCTGCTGATCTATCTCGATCTGGCGAAAATTTTGACCGGGGAAGAATACAAGATGCTGGCCGAAGCCTAATGCCTTGGTTGCATGACATTGAGCCAGAAGGGGGACGAAGGCGGCAATAGCTTTCGCCCCTATTCTTCGAATAGGCGTCCCCGCACAGGTCGGACGCAAAACAAACCAAGAGTCCGCGGAATCATCAGCATGCAAGCATCGGGACTCGGAAAGTAAGAGTACACTGAGGGAATCTTCCGAGAAAGGCAGAGGGTTCATGAAGATCAAACTCAACATCATGAGCAAGGTGGTGCTCATCACCAGCGCGATGCTGATCGCTGTGATCGCGATTTTCGTCGCTATTTCCAGTTACCAAAGCAAGGAGCAACTCACCACAGCGGCTAAATCGGATCTGGCGCATCTGACCGCGACGGCGCGAGCGATGTGCGAATTACAGTCGCAGAACGTCAGTAACAAGGTGCGCGGCGACCTCGGCCTGGCCCGACTGGCCTTCGACGCCCTCAGCAACAACCATGTCGTCCTGGAAAACGGACGGTTGATTGCCGGCGGCCGTGAACTCAACGGCGACACCAAGTTCGTCGACGAGATCACCGAGCGCACCGGTTCGTTCTGCACGATTTTCATGCGGCAGGGCGACCGGGCCATCCGGATTGCCACCAGCGTCAAGAACAAGGAAGGCAAACGGGCAGTTGGCACCGAGTTGTCACAGCAGGTATATGATGAGGTCTTCCGCAACGGCCGCGCCTTCTACGGCCGGGCGGTCGTGGTTGACGATTGGTACGTGACCGCCTATGAACCGATCCGCGACGCGCGCGGCCAGGTGATCGGCTCGCTATTCTGCGGCAGCAAGGAACAGTCGGAACTCCTGCGCTCGGCCATCCTGGGACAGAAAGTCGGTACGACCGGTTATATCTATGCCATCGATATGACCGGCACACTGCGGATTCATCCAGCCAAAGAGGGCGCGAACATAAACAACTACGACTTCATCAAAGAAATGATCGACAAGGCACCGAAGCTGGGAACCGGCGAAATCGGTTGGATCGTTTATCCGTGGATCAACAAGGAATTGGGCGAAACCAAGGCGCGCGACAAGATCGTGGCCTACGCTTACTTCAAGGATTGGGACTGGATCATCGGCGTCGGGAGCTACCTCGACGAATTCACCGCACCGATCAGCGCGGCACGTAACATCTTGTTCCTGGTCGGCTTCATTATGATCATCGGATCCCTGGCCTTGACCTATCCGTTCGGCCGCTCGATCAGCCGTCCGATCAAACAGGTCGCGGCGGCAGCCGAGCAGGTCTCCCAGGGTGACATTGACTTCAGACTGGACGTCAAGTCGCAGGACGAAATCGGCGTTCTGGCACATTCGTTTGAACAACTGACAGACTATATCAAGTACATGGCCACCGCGGCGCAGAATATCTCCCGAAACAACTTGACGGTCGAGGTGGAACCCCGTTCGGGCAAAGATGTCCTTGGTCATTCATTCCAGCAGATGGTGACGAATCTGAGAGCCATGATCAAGGAACTGACCGATAATGCGATGCAACTGGTGAGCGCCGCTTCCGAGATCGCCTCGTCGTCAGAGCAGATGTCACGTGGTGCGCAGCAGCAGACCGATCAGACCAGCCAGGTGTCGAGCGCGGTTGAGGAGATGACCGCGACAATCGTCGAAACTTCGAAGAATGCAGGTGAAGCGTCAAACATGGCTCAGCAAGCCGCCGGCGCAGCGCATGAAGGATCGGCTGTTGTCGGCCGCTCGATCGAAGGAATGAATCGCATTGCGAACGTCGTCCAGCAATCGGCAAAGACGATCCAGGATCTGGCGCAGTCGTCCGACAAAATCGGCGAGATCATCGGCGTGATCGACGATATCGCCGACCAGACCAACCTGCTGGCTCTCAACGCGGCAATTGAGGCCGCTCGTGCCGGCGACCAGGGACGCGGTTTTGCCGTCGTCGCCGACGAAGTGCGCAAATTGGCCGAGCGCACCAGCACCGCGACCCGCGAAATCACCGACATGATCAAAGGAATCCAGAAAGACACCGAGGGCGCCGTCGCGTCGATGCAGCAGGGCATCAAGGAAGTCGATGCCGGCCGCGAGTTGACGGACAAAGCCGGCGAAAGTCTGACGCAGATTCTTGGCCACGCCCAGCGAGTGCAGGACATGATCCAGCAGATTGCCTCCGCCAGCACCGAACAGTCAGCCGCCAGTGAGCAGATCGCCCGCAATGTGGAGGCGATCGCCAAAGTAACCAAGGAGAATGCTACCGGTGTTGAGCAGGCTGCCGCGGCGGCGGAACAACTCAGTCGACAGGCGGAAGGGCTCAACCAGATGGTGAGTCGCTTCAAACTGACCGGCGGAAACACCACCGTGGTCGCGCTGGCGAAATCTGATCACCTCGCTTACATGGACAACCTGCGCAAGACCATCGACGGCGTTCTGTCGCCCGCCTCATGGAAAGGCACCGACGATCACTCGTGTCGTTTCGGGCGGTGGTACTACTCGGGTGAAGTTGCCGAGTTTGCCAGCCTGCCGGAATTCCAAGCGATCGCCGAACCGCATCATCGCGTTCACGAGTTTGGCAATCAGGCCGTCGCCGCTCTGAGAAACGGCGACAAGGTTCGATGCAAGGATGCCTATGACAAAGCATATGCGGCGTCACGGGAAGTCATCCAAAGCGTCGAACGCTTGTTGAACCGCATTGGCACACACATAATGTCTTCGAAGTAACGGGCAACACCGACCGGGATGGGTTCAGATACTCGTCCCGGTCCGGCGATTCGCCCGCATCAGTCCCAGCAACCTTTGTCGTAACTATTGCCCGCCAAGAGCGTATTATTCAACCATGATCTCCGTGGAGGGAGTGACCAAGCGCTTCGGCACACTGACCGCCGTCGATAGCGTTTCCTTTGAGATTCGCTCCGGCGAGATTTTCGGCTTGCTAGGCCCCAACGGCGCGGGCAAATCAACGACGATCAACATGATGGTTGGCGCCCTGAACCCCGATAGCGGGCGAATCAGGTACGATGGCACCCTTGATCCAGCGCGGCCGTCAGCGCGGCGCAAGCTCGGTAACGCCCCGCAGGCTCTGGCAATCTATGACGAATTGACGGCCGAGGAGAATCTCTCCTTCTTTGGCCGCCTCTACGGTCTGCACGGCGGGCACCTGAAGGAGCGGGTCAATTATGCGCTCGACGTTGCCGGCTTGGCCGACCGCCGCAAGGACCTGGTCGCCAAGTATTCCGGCGGCATGAAACGGCGCCTCAACCTCGCCTGTGCCCTTGTTCATGAACCGCAAGTGCTTTTCTTCGACGAACCGACCGTTGGCGTCGATCCGCAGTCGCGCAATCTGATCTTCGAAAAAATCGAGTCGCTGCGCAGCGATGGCAAGACCGTGATCTACACCACGCACTACATGGAAGAAGCGCAGCGGCTTTGTGATCGCGTGGCGATCATCGACCATGGCCGCATCCTTGATCTCGACACGGTCAAGCAGCTGATTGACAAGCATGGCGGCAGTGCGGTAGTGATCGCCGAGCTTGAAGCGCGGCCCGACGCAGCGGTAACGCTGCCCGGGGTCCTTGAGGGATTGGAACTGCGGTTTGAATCCCATCAACCTTTCGCGGATATCGCCGCACTGAATAGCCGCGGCATTTCCTTTCGGACGCTGCACGTGCAGCGCCCCGACCTGGAGAGCGTCTTCTTGAATTTGACCGGCCGGAGGTTGCGCGACTGATGCGGGCGATCTTCACACTTGCCTTAAAGGACTTGCGGCTGCTGGTGCGCGACAAGCTCGGGCTGTTTTGGGTGATTGCGTTTCCGCTATTGATGGCTCTCTTCTTCGGCTCGATCTTCGGCGGCAGCGGCGGCGGCGCCCGCAGCATGCGGATTGCCACCATCACCGATACGACTTCGCCCCTCGCCCAGCAGTTCTACACGCAACTGGCGAAGGCTGAGGTGCTCGAGCTCGTGCCGCTGCCACGGGACTCGGCCGCCATGCTCGTGCGGCGCGGGGAGATCGTCGCCTTCGTCGAATTTCGTTCCCGCGCTGCCAGTGTCTTTCAGATGTTCGGTGACGACTCGGCGGGAATTGACGTCGGCATCGATCCGAAGCGGAAAGCCGAGGCCGGCTATCTCAACGGACTGATCAACCAAGCCTACTTCACGATGCTGCAGTC from Candidatus Zixiibacteriota bacterium encodes:
- a CDS encoding ABC transporter ATP-binding protein, coding for MISVEGVTKRFGTLTAVDSVSFEIRSGEIFGLLGPNGAGKSTTINMMVGALNPDSGRIRYDGTLDPARPSARRKLGNAPQALAIYDELTAEENLSFFGRLYGLHGGHLKERVNYALDVAGLADRRKDLVAKYSGGMKRRLNLACALVHEPQVLFFDEPTVGVDPQSRNLIFEKIESLRSDGKTVIYTTHYMEEAQRLCDRVAIIDHGRILDLDTVKQLIDKHGGSAVVIAELEARPDAAVTLPGVLEGLELRFESHQPFADIAALNSRGISFRTLHVQRPDLESVFLNLTGRRLRD
- a CDS encoding chemotaxis protein CheW, whose protein sequence is MENKDVNPQGRKVSEDILQLVSFNIGTEEFGVDILKVQEINRMVEITRVPRSPDFVEGIINLRGKVIPIIDLRKRFNLQITDHDKNTRIVVVDIEGQTMGMIVDSVSEVLRIPASTIEPTPDVVTSVDSDYIRGVAKLDNRLLIYLDLAKILTGEEYKMLAEA
- a CDS encoding Cache 3/Cache 2 fusion domain-containing protein, giving the protein MKIKLNIMSKVVLITSAMLIAVIAIFVAISSYQSKEQLTTAAKSDLAHLTATARAMCELQSQNVSNKVRGDLGLARLAFDALSNNHVVLENGRLIAGGRELNGDTKFVDEITERTGSFCTIFMRQGDRAIRIATSVKNKEGKRAVGTELSQQVYDEVFRNGRAFYGRAVVVDDWYVTAYEPIRDARGQVIGSLFCGSKEQSELLRSAILGQKVGTTGYIYAIDMTGTLRIHPAKEGANINNYDFIKEMIDKAPKLGTGEIGWIVYPWINKELGETKARDKIVAYAYFKDWDWIIGVGSYLDEFTAPISAARNILFLVGFIMIIGSLALTYPFGRSISRPIKQVAAAAEQVSQGDIDFRLDVKSQDEIGVLAHSFEQLTDYIKYMATAAQNISRNNLTVEVEPRSGKDVLGHSFQQMVTNLRAMIKELTDNAMQLVSAASEIASSSEQMSRGAQQQTDQTSQVSSAVEEMTATIVETSKNAGEASNMAQQAAGAAHEGSAVVGRSIEGMNRIANVVQQSAKTIQDLAQSSDKIGEIIGVIDDIADQTNLLALNAAIEAARAGDQGRGFAVVADEVRKLAERTSTATREITDMIKGIQKDTEGAVASMQQGIKEVDAGRELTDKAGESLTQILGHAQRVQDMIQQIASASTEQSAASEQIARNVEAIAKVTKENATGVEQAAAAAEQLSRQAEGLNQMVSRFKLTGGNTTVVALAKSDHLAYMDNLRKTIDGVLSPASWKGTDDHSCRFGRWYYSGEVAEFASLPEFQAIAEPHHRVHEFGNQAVAALRNGDKVRCKDAYDKAYAASREVIQSVERLLNRIGTHIMSSK
- a CDS encoding HAMP domain-containing protein, with product MKWRDIKIGQKLYIGFGVVLVLTLIVGWIGYSGISSLANGVNKADGAMEIALSVKDLAVARRDFTIAAEQKTADRAEQLLTQIEKQTADLLALTDGEGQAAVEEIIRVQDEYSALFRDWVKARLQAKEYVDRMERAEEQARDVIRYGGGRFYSMLQDVRVPYKDYLLKHDDNYASTTLERLENLIREANGASANLSQALNTFRQEFQSYRSLQNQIGDMNAKLVPLAAKFVESTLSSAKIFSQEMESAQTTATSLAIIFVIAALALGIVVSILIARNIAQPLAEMTRVASAVSIGDVQHNIHISQKDELGQLADAFRGLVDYMKTLAAAATEIAANNLTVRVEPKSDKDTLGSAFKTMTNNLSLMIRELTDNATQLVSASTEIASSSEQMSRGSQEQTNQTAQVSSAVEEMTATIVESSKNAGEASNMAKEAAGAATQGTRVVAQTIDGMTRIAQVVQDSAKTIQDLAKSSDQIGEIIGVIDDIADQTNLLALNAAIEAARAGEQGRGFAVVADEVRKLAERTTKATKEITDMIKGIQGDTKGAVTSMEQGIQEVQAGRQLADKAGESLNAILNFAQRVQDMVSQIASASEQQSAASEQIARNVESIAKVTRENAAGIEQSASAAEQLNRQAEGLRTMVAKFQVQGK